A window of Hymenobacter aerilatus contains these coding sequences:
- a CDS encoding lamin tail domain-containing protein produces MKLYLLLAALLLTLSAHAQLSESFADGDFTQNPLWTGDAAGFVINAQKQLQTNGPAVTGTQLQLVTPCQAVTGTTWEFWVNIKNAVSSGNYADVWLVADRADLKTSGTQGYFVRLGGTPKEVALFRKNATGSPAYVVDGQDNTLTSSTNNLVRVRVTRSVQNVWTLERDLTGGHTFTTEGTGTDATHQRGGYVGVVVTYSSANSQKYFFTDFRVTDTAPPTPMKAAATAIRQFDVMFNEPVAPGIGATSFRLVGAGAPAILSAERDVTDPVVVHLTCAANLPLGSNTVEVRQVADLYGNAAVGPLTVGFVNNGFAVAPALNQVLITEILANETPVVGLPASEYVEVHNPSATAVLDLAGVRLLKPGSTGNPAVFPAGAVLLPGEYAVVCGNTRAGQFAGIGKVFGLTNFPSLTNAGDQLVLRSRTGQTLFEISYSDTWYKDATKKNGGWALEMVDTANPCAGLSNWTASQDPSGGTPGRANSVRATNPDQTPPALLRALATSPTTIRLYFGEKLDSAAVSNAALYALSAGVTITRAIAVPHDFQAVDLTLGTALQPNQPLTVTVQRAVDCVGNATGTAATATFALPGTAAPGDVVVNEILFNPRTYAVDFVELLNRSDKYLDVQGWTLSNHKPDGTLDTKPVTAAPYVLAPRQLVVLTERPDIVQAQYPTSHDAAAFLKMSALPTYPDDAGIVSVSSATGVLLDRYAYDKGQHLALLSDLDGVSLERIRADGPSVAGNFHSAASAMGYATPGRTNSQYQDDPGGDKLFRLEPEVFTPDEDGQQDFTTLNYQLDQPGYVITVTVYDAQGRLTRRLVRNETLPLSGFVQWDGLTDQGRKAPVGAYIMLIELLHPASGSQRQYKKTVVVGARM; encoded by the coding sequence GTGAAACTCTATCTCTTATTGGCGGCTCTGCTGCTCACGCTGTCCGCGCACGCCCAGCTCAGCGAGTCCTTCGCCGACGGCGACTTCACCCAAAACCCGCTCTGGACCGGCGACGCGGCCGGCTTCGTCATCAACGCGCAAAAGCAACTGCAAACCAACGGCCCAGCCGTAACAGGAACACAGTTGCAGCTTGTCACGCCCTGCCAGGCCGTAACAGGCACTACCTGGGAGTTTTGGGTGAACATTAAGAACGCCGTAAGCAGCGGCAACTACGCCGACGTGTGGCTGGTAGCAGACCGTGCCGACCTGAAAACCAGCGGCACGCAGGGCTACTTCGTGCGGCTGGGTGGCACCCCTAAGGAAGTGGCGCTGTTCCGTAAAAATGCCACCGGCAGTCCTGCGTATGTGGTAGATGGGCAGGACAATACGCTCACGTCTAGCACCAACAACCTAGTGCGGGTGCGCGTGACGCGCTCCGTGCAGAACGTGTGGACGCTAGAGCGCGACCTGACCGGCGGCCATACGTTTACCACGGAAGGTACCGGTACCGATGCCACACACCAGCGAGGTGGCTACGTAGGAGTAGTTGTTACCTACTCGTCAGCCAACAGTCAAAAGTATTTCTTCACTGATTTTCGGGTGACGGACACCGCGCCGCCTACCCCCATGAAAGCCGCAGCCACGGCCATCCGGCAGTTCGATGTGATGTTCAACGAGCCTGTAGCACCGGGCATTGGTGCTACCAGTTTCAGGCTGGTGGGAGCCGGGGCACCGGCCATTCTCAGCGCCGAGCGTGATGTTACGGACCCCGTCGTGGTGCATCTCACTTGCGCCGCCAACCTGCCGTTGGGTAGTAACACCGTGGAGGTGCGCCAGGTGGCCGACTTGTACGGCAACGCGGCGGTAGGGCCGCTTACAGTAGGCTTCGTAAATAATGGGTTTGCCGTGGCGCCGGCACTCAACCAAGTGCTTATCACCGAAATACTAGCCAACGAAACGCCGGTAGTAGGGCTGCCGGCCTCGGAGTATGTGGAGGTGCACAACCCCAGTGCCACGGCCGTGCTGGACTTAGCGGGCGTGCGACTACTGAAGCCCGGTAGCACCGGCAATCCGGCGGTATTTCCGGCCGGGGCGGTGCTGTTGCCGGGCGAGTATGCCGTGGTATGCGGCAACACGCGGGCCGGGCAGTTTGCCGGCATAGGCAAGGTGTTTGGGCTGACGAATTTCCCCAGCCTTACCAACGCCGGCGACCAACTGGTGTTGCGCAGTCGTACGGGCCAAACGCTGTTCGAAATCAGCTACTCCGATACGTGGTACAAGGACGCCACCAAGAAAAACGGCGGCTGGGCCCTGGAAATGGTAGATACCGCCAACCCTTGCGCCGGCCTTAGCAACTGGACCGCCAGCCAGGACCCGAGCGGTGGCACACCCGGTCGCGCCAACTCCGTGCGCGCCACCAACCCTGACCAAACGCCGCCCGCGCTGCTGCGGGCGCTGGCTACCAGTCCTACTACTATTCGGTTGTATTTTGGGGAAAAGCTGGATAGCGCCGCAGTATCCAATGCGGCGCTGTACGCGCTGAGCGCAGGAGTTACCATAACAAGGGCCATAGCTGTGCCCCACGATTTTCAGGCCGTAGACCTTACGCTGGGCACGGCACTGCAACCCAACCAGCCGCTTACTGTGACGGTGCAGCGCGCCGTAGACTGCGTAGGCAATGCCACCGGCACAGCGGCTACCGCCACGTTTGCCCTACCCGGCACGGCCGCGCCCGGCGACGTAGTCGTTAATGAGATTCTGTTCAACCCGCGCACCTATGCGGTGGATTTTGTGGAATTGCTGAACCGCTCCGATAAGTACCTGGATGTGCAGGGCTGGACCCTTAGCAACCATAAGCCCGACGGCACCCTGGACACCAAGCCCGTAACGGCCGCGCCCTACGTGCTGGCCCCGCGCCAGTTGGTAGTCCTCACGGAGCGCCCCGATATCGTGCAGGCGCAGTATCCTACCTCACACGATGCAGCGGCTTTCTTGAAGATGTCTGCCCTGCCTACCTACCCTGATGATGCCGGAATTGTGAGCGTCAGCTCAGCCACTGGCGTGCTGCTCGACCGGTATGCATATGATAAAGGACAGCATTTGGCCCTGCTCAGCGACCTGGATGGGGTGTCGTTGGAGCGCATCCGGGCCGACGGGCCGAGCGTGGCGGGCAACTTTCACTCGGCGGCTAGCGCCATGGGCTACGCTACGCCGGGTAGGACCAACTCGCAATACCAAGATGACCCCGGCGGCGACAAGCTGTTTCGGCTGGAGCCTGAGGTATTCACGCCCGACGAAGACGGGCAGCAGGATTTCACTACCCTGAACTATCAGCTCGATCAACCCGGCTACGTCATCACAGTTACTGTCTATGATGCGCAGGGTCGTCTCACGCGCCGTCTCGTACGCAACGAAACCCTACCCCTTAGTGGTTTTGTACAGTGGGATGGTCTTACCGACCAAGGCCGTAAAGCGCCCGTAGGAGCCTACATAATGCTAATCGAGCTGCTACACCCGGCCAGTGGCAGCCAGCGACAATACAAGAAGACAGTAGTAGTAGGCGCCCGGATGTAG
- a CDS encoding DUF1501 domain-containing protein has protein sequence MALHIPFAQAGVQQVPRTTGPILQQAGNLNNTLLMTFSEFGRRVSQNASNGTANNVLLLGGGLKKQGILNDAPNLQDFN, from the coding sequence GTGGCATTACACATTCCTTTCGCGCAGGCAGGCGTCCAACAGGTACCACGCACCACAGGCCCTATCTTGCAGCAGGCCGGTAACCTCAACAATACCCTGCTTATGACCTTCTCGGAGTTTGGACGCCGCGTGAGCCAGAACGCCAGCAACGGCACCGCCAACAACGTACTCCTACTCGGCGGCGGCCTCAAAAAGCAAGGCATCCTTAACGACGCGCCCAACCTACAAGACTTCAACTAA
- a CDS encoding SPW repeat domain-containing protein translates to MKILSPSAHGIMDYLTVAFFALAPTLFGFTGTYATVCYVLAAGYLLITLLTAFPMGVVKMIPFPIHGRLELISGLVFLVSPWLFGFADDNLTARNLFVASGVVFLLVWFITDWHAETRSVATDTPRI, encoded by the coding sequence ATGAAAATCCTGTCTCCCTCTGCGCACGGTATTATGGACTACCTCACCGTCGCTTTTTTTGCGCTGGCGCCTACCCTCTTTGGTTTCACGGGTACCTACGCCACAGTGTGCTACGTACTGGCGGCCGGCTACCTGCTCATCACCCTGCTCACAGCCTTCCCTATGGGCGTGGTAAAGATGATTCCTTTCCCGATACATGGCCGGCTAGAACTGATAAGCGGACTGGTATTTCTGGTTTCGCCCTGGCTGTTTGGCTTCGCCGATGACAACCTGACGGCCCGCAACCTCTTCGTTGCTTCGGGGGTAGTATTTCTGTTGGTGTGGTTTATCACCGACTGGCACGCCGAAACCCGGAGCGTAGCCACAGACACGCCCCGAATCTAA
- a CDS encoding transporter, which translates to MPHFYYWLLAPLLVVGLSARAQTNDTIPVDKSRYDLLHPTPRKYMRPMVPDRPGITESPYTVDAGHFQLESDGLRLINSRDGDARDRSLYLNHVLMKIGLTNQTDFQIGLNSYTISKHWEDKATAEPERQARMGDMVVRLKRNIIGDDNKPFALAAIGYVRLPTGKQVGDGAVEYGVLVPAIYKLPNDWNVGAQTAAEWMYNRESAVHYLQLTPTFTIDKEFTEWLEGFVEVVGRWDTRQNSWQASLNLGPQFDISKNLQFDIGTHLALNRQTDHEYFVGFSFRL; encoded by the coding sequence ATGCCCCACTTCTACTACTGGCTTCTAGCGCCACTGCTGGTCGTTGGCCTGAGCGCCCGCGCCCAAACCAACGATACAATCCCGGTTGATAAAAGCCGGTACGACCTGTTGCACCCTACCCCGCGCAAATACATGCGCCCTATGGTGCCCGACCGTCCCGGCATTACAGAAAGCCCTTATACGGTAGATGCGGGCCACTTCCAACTGGAAAGTGACGGGCTCCGCCTGATTAACTCCCGCGACGGCGACGCCCGCGACCGGTCGCTCTACCTCAACCACGTGCTGATGAAAATTGGCCTGACCAATCAGACCGATTTTCAAATAGGCCTCAATTCGTACACCATCAGCAAGCACTGGGAAGACAAAGCAACCGCCGAGCCAGAGCGGCAGGCCCGCATGGGCGATATGGTGGTGCGCCTCAAGCGCAACATCATCGGCGACGACAATAAGCCTTTTGCGCTGGCGGCCATTGGCTACGTGCGCTTACCCACCGGCAAGCAGGTAGGCGATGGCGCTGTGGAATATGGCGTGCTGGTGCCCGCCATCTACAAACTGCCAAACGATTGGAACGTGGGTGCCCAAACGGCGGCCGAGTGGATGTACAACCGCGAATCGGCTGTGCACTACCTGCAACTTACCCCTACCTTCACTATCGATAAGGAATTCACGGAGTGGCTGGAAGGCTTTGTGGAGGTGGTAGGCCGCTGGGACACGCGCCAGAACAGCTGGCAAGCCAGCTTGAACCTAGGGCCGCAGTTCGACATCAGCAAGAACCTGCAATTTGACATCGGTACGCACCTCGCTCTCAACCGCCAAACCGACCACGAGTATTTTGTAGGGTTCAGCTTCCGGTTGTAG
- a CDS encoding response regulator, protein MAQLSGILLVDDDQTTNFLNQSLLRRLAITSNILVAQDGQQALTMLTQHCLPPTTECPNLVLLDVNMPGMNGIQFLEAYQHLPLAEQKAIVIVMLTTSLHPRDIERVQQLDTVAGFVSKPLTAEKVRTILQDHFSA, encoded by the coding sequence ATGGCTCAGCTTTCCGGTATTTTGCTCGTCGACGACGACCAAACCACCAATTTTCTGAATCAGTCCCTGCTCCGTCGCCTAGCTATTACCTCCAACATTCTGGTGGCGCAAGACGGGCAGCAGGCCCTGACTATGCTAACCCAGCACTGCTTGCCGCCTACCACCGAGTGCCCCAACCTAGTGTTGCTGGACGTGAACATGCCCGGCATGAATGGCATTCAGTTTCTGGAGGCTTACCAGCACCTACCCTTGGCCGAGCAAAAAGCCATTGTGATTGTGATGCTGACCACCTCGCTACACCCGCGCGATATAGAGCGCGTGCAGCAGCTCGACACCGTAGCGGGCTTTGTAAGCAAGCCCCTCACTGCCGAGAAGGTACGCACCATTTTGCAGGACCATTTTTCGGCGTAA
- a CDS encoding ATP-binding protein produces MISPGSLPGTEHQILSLQIRQQELEAQNAALRAQLAQLTTQRPPGLLLHSGEDRYQLLFNSIDSGFCVVEMLFDAEQRPIDYRFLEANLAFERQTGLHDAVNKTMRELHPAHEDHWFEIYGRVALTGEPIRFEQRAEQLGRWYDVYAFRVGAPQQQQVAILFNDISFRKQIEERLHQREEQQAFLLQLSDRLRPLADPSDVQYQAACALGEYLEADRVGYAEDQHDGETIVVTRNYTNGVPSIEGRYHYDDYGPELLREFRAGRKVVRHDIANDPTLTASEKEAHAVLQLGATVNVPLLKNGRLVAVLFMHYRQAHHWSERELELLAEVAERTWDAVVRTRTEAALRQSEERLQKAISIETVGVIFFNLDGRITDANEAFQRMSGYSQVDFASGRVRWDELTLPEFMDSTFQLQEELLKQGESTPYEKQYIRPDGTRWWGRFAGKRLSEQEYVGFVLDITSSKLAQQQLHTSNEQLQRINIDLDNFIYAASHDLKAPITNIEGLVYALQDQLATEGELASATTPLLLMMQDAIARFQRTLDYLSDVVKLQKEHDRPVEQVAVAAIVEDVRLDLQPLIEQTGAQVEQELSECITVDFSPKNLRSVVYNLLSNALKYCVPGRTPHVRIRCYQQPEYTVLAVQDNGLGLNEHQQTELFTMFRRFHVGIEGSGIGLYIVKRVVENMGGKLTVESAPGVGSTFSVYFRR; encoded by the coding sequence ATGATTTCTCCCGGTTCTTTACCAGGTACAGAGCATCAAATTCTGTCATTGCAGATCAGACAGCAGGAATTAGAAGCCCAAAATGCTGCGTTGCGTGCGCAGCTTGCCCAACTCACTACCCAGCGCCCGCCTGGTCTGCTCCTGCACAGTGGCGAGGACCGGTACCAGCTGTTGTTCAACTCTATCGACAGCGGCTTCTGCGTGGTTGAAATGCTCTTCGATGCCGAACAACGGCCCATAGACTACCGCTTCTTAGAGGCGAATCTGGCTTTTGAGCGTCAGACTGGCCTACACGACGCTGTGAATAAAACCATGCGGGAGCTGCACCCCGCGCACGAAGACCATTGGTTTGAAATATATGGCCGCGTGGCCCTGACGGGAGAGCCCATCCGCTTTGAGCAGCGCGCCGAGCAGCTGGGCCGCTGGTACGATGTGTACGCATTTCGCGTGGGCGCACCCCAGCAGCAGCAGGTAGCTATTCTGTTCAACGACATTAGTTTTCGCAAACAGATAGAAGAAAGATTGCACCAGCGCGAAGAGCAGCAGGCCTTCTTACTTCAACTCAGCGACCGGCTGCGGCCCCTGGCCGACCCATCTGATGTGCAATACCAGGCCGCTTGTGCGCTGGGCGAGTACCTGGAGGCCGACCGCGTGGGCTACGCTGAAGACCAGCACGATGGCGAAACCATTGTGGTGACGCGCAACTATACCAACGGAGTGCCTAGCATAGAGGGGCGCTATCATTACGATGACTACGGCCCGGAGCTGCTTCGGGAATTTCGGGCTGGCCGCAAAGTGGTGCGCCACGACATTGCCAACGACCCTACCCTGACTGCCTCCGAAAAGGAAGCCCACGCTGTGTTGCAGTTGGGCGCTACCGTCAACGTTCCTTTGCTGAAGAATGGCCGCTTGGTGGCCGTGCTCTTTATGCACTACCGCCAGGCGCATCACTGGTCGGAAAGAGAGCTGGAGCTACTGGCGGAGGTAGCCGAACGCACCTGGGACGCCGTGGTGCGCACCCGCACCGAAGCAGCCCTCCGCCAATCGGAAGAACGACTGCAAAAGGCTATTTCCATTGAAACAGTAGGAGTTATCTTCTTTAACCTGGATGGCCGCATCACCGATGCCAATGAGGCATTTCAGCGGATGAGCGGCTACTCCCAGGTCGACTTTGCCAGTGGCCGCGTGCGCTGGGACGAGCTGACCCTGCCTGAGTTTATGGACTCCACGTTTCAGTTGCAGGAAGAGCTGCTAAAGCAGGGAGAAAGTACCCCCTACGAAAAGCAGTACATCCGGCCGGACGGCACGCGCTGGTGGGGCCGGTTTGCAGGGAAGCGCCTGAGCGAGCAGGAGTACGTCGGATTTGTGCTTGATATTACCAGCAGTAAGCTGGCCCAGCAGCAGCTGCACACGTCCAACGAGCAGTTGCAACGCATCAACATCGACCTCGACAACTTCATTTATGCGGCCTCCCACGATCTGAAGGCCCCTATCACAAACATCGAGGGCCTTGTGTATGCACTGCAAGACCAGTTGGCTACCGAAGGTGAGCTAGCCAGCGCTACGACTCCTCTGCTCCTGATGATGCAGGACGCCATTGCGCGCTTCCAGCGCACCCTCGACTACCTCAGCGACGTGGTGAAGCTCCAGAAAGAGCACGACCGACCCGTGGAGCAAGTAGCCGTAGCGGCCATTGTGGAAGACGTGCGCCTGGACCTACAACCCCTCATTGAGCAAACCGGCGCGCAGGTAGAGCAGGAGTTGTCGGAGTGTATTACGGTGGATTTTTCACCCAAAAATCTTCGCTCGGTGGTGTATAACCTGCTCAGTAACGCCCTGAAATATTGCGTTCCCGGGCGCACTCCGCACGTACGCATCCGTTGCTACCAGCAACCCGAGTACACTGTGCTGGCAGTGCAAGACAACGGATTGGGACTGAACGAGCACCAGCAAACCGAGCTATTTACCATGTTTCGCCGCTTTCACGTGGGCATCGAGGGCTCGGGTATTGGGTTATATATCGTGAAACGGGTGGTGGAGAATATGGGCGGCAAGCTAACGGTAGAAAGCGCACCGGGGGTAGGTTCTACGTTTTCTGTCTACTTCCGCCGTTGA
- a CDS encoding TonB-dependent receptor: MKQLFFLLLVLLVGSEALAQSATATIRGQVRAVGQPLEQVTVALVGTAEGCTTNAQGRYELRNVPIGTAEIVFSFVGYQPVRRRVTVAATQTLVLDAALVATPAALEEVVVTGVSRATELRRSPVPVAALNRRDINLNANGNVIDAAVRGVPGLSAVTTGPNISKPFIRGLGYNRVLTMYNGLRQEGQQWGDEHGIEVDQYDIERIEVVKGPASLIYGSDAVAGVVNLLPRRPDDGPEGQLHGDALTEYQTNNNLLGASIGLRYHRAGWHYGGRASYRLAQNYRNPVDGRVYGTAFRELNATATAGVDKSWGSSDWSMTLYDNRQEIPDGSRDSLSRRFTRQVLDEGDDIRSRPVMPTAELSTYRLNPLYQRIQHYRLLTRNRFRLGAGELHALLGVQQNRRREYNHPTLPEQPGLSVQLTTYNYDLRYAAPTLLGVEATAGLNGMAQRNRNQDATDFPIPDYNLFDIGGYLHLKKTFGRLDLAGGLRYDTRHLTWNDFYVGPNLATGFDQRVPTAPGKEPQFAAFGRWYRGVSASVGGTYALGERYVLRANVARGYRAPNITEVGSNGLDPGAHIVYLGNRTFDPEFSLQQDLGLAARLPWADLSVDAFHNRITGYIYQARLTDANGQPVELVPGNVTYQYQQSGARLYGTELTANLHPTALPGFMLNNSLAYVVGLNQNSALRATEGNAAKYLPFIPPLYARSEARYTTPRPLGPFHATYVRATVDINAAQNRFYAVDNTETRTAGYTLLGLGAGTTLRAGQREVAQLFVQVDNVLNMAYQSHLNRLKYFEYYSASPNGRSGIYNQGRNVSVKVVVPF; this comes from the coding sequence ATGAAACAGCTTTTCTTTCTTCTTTTGGTGCTGTTGGTAGGAAGTGAGGCGCTAGCGCAGTCTGCTACGGCTACCATTCGGGGGCAGGTGCGGGCGGTAGGCCAGCCATTGGAGCAAGTGACGGTGGCGCTGGTAGGCACCGCGGAGGGCTGTACTACCAATGCGCAAGGCCGATACGAGTTGCGCAACGTACCCATCGGCACTGCCGAAATTGTGTTTTCGTTTGTGGGTTACCAGCCGGTGCGGCGGCGCGTGACGGTAGCAGCAACCCAAACCCTGGTACTGGATGCAGCACTAGTAGCCACGCCCGCCGCGCTGGAAGAAGTAGTGGTGACGGGCGTATCGCGCGCTACGGAGTTGCGCCGAAGTCCCGTGCCGGTAGCGGCCCTCAACCGCCGCGACATCAACCTGAACGCCAACGGCAACGTGATTGATGCGGCTGTGCGGGGCGTGCCTGGTCTGAGCGCCGTAACGACTGGTCCCAACATCAGCAAACCGTTTATTCGCGGCCTTGGCTACAACCGCGTGCTGACCATGTACAATGGCCTGCGCCAGGAGGGCCAGCAGTGGGGCGATGAGCATGGCATTGAGGTAGATCAGTATGATATTGAGCGCATTGAGGTAGTAAAAGGTCCTGCCAGCCTCATCTACGGTTCCGATGCCGTGGCTGGGGTAGTGAACCTCCTACCCCGCCGCCCCGACGATGGCCCCGAGGGCCAGCTACATGGCGACGCCCTCACGGAATATCAAACCAACAACAACCTGCTGGGCGCTTCCATCGGCCTGCGCTACCACCGCGCCGGCTGGCACTACGGCGGCCGCGCTTCCTACCGCCTGGCCCAGAATTACCGCAACCCTGTGGATGGCCGCGTGTACGGCACTGCCTTCCGGGAGCTGAACGCCACGGCCACGGCTGGGGTAGACAAAAGCTGGGGTAGCTCCGACTGGTCGATGACGCTCTACGACAACCGCCAGGAAATTCCCGATGGTAGCCGTGATTCCCTGAGCCGGCGCTTTACACGACAGGTGCTGGACGAGGGCGACGATATTCGCAGCCGGCCAGTGATGCCCACGGCAGAGCTGTCTACCTACCGCCTCAACCCGTTGTACCAACGCATTCAGCACTACCGCTTGCTCACGCGCAACCGCTTCCGGCTGGGCGCGGGCGAGTTGCACGCACTGCTGGGCGTGCAGCAAAACCGCCGCCGCGAGTACAATCACCCTACCCTACCCGAGCAGCCGGGCCTGAGCGTGCAGCTCACTACCTATAACTACGACCTCCGCTACGCCGCCCCTACCCTGCTGGGTGTGGAGGCCACCGCTGGTCTGAACGGCATGGCCCAGCGCAACCGCAACCAGGACGCTACCGACTTCCCCATTCCCGACTACAACCTGTTCGACATCGGTGGCTACCTGCATTTGAAAAAGACGTTTGGTCGGCTTGACCTGGCCGGCGGCCTGCGCTACGACACTCGCCACCTCACCTGGAACGACTTCTACGTGGGGCCCAACCTGGCTACAGGCTTCGACCAGCGGGTGCCGACCGCACCGGGTAAGGAGCCGCAGTTTGCAGCGTTTGGGCGGTGGTACCGGGGCGTGTCGGCCAGCGTGGGGGGCACGTATGCGCTGGGTGAGCGGTACGTGCTGCGCGCCAATGTGGCGCGGGGCTACCGGGCACCCAACATTACGGAGGTAGGCTCCAACGGCCTCGACCCCGGCGCCCACATCGTCTACCTCGGCAACCGCACCTTCGATCCTGAATTCAGCCTGCAACAAGATCTGGGCCTGGCCGCCCGCCTACCTTGGGCCGACCTGAGCGTGGATGCTTTCCACAACCGCATTACCGGTTACATCTACCAAGCCCGCCTCACCGATGCCAACGGCCAGCCCGTGGAGCTGGTACCCGGCAATGTGACCTACCAGTACCAGCAGAGCGGTGCACGCCTCTACGGGACCGAACTCACGGCCAACCTGCATCCCACGGCCCTACCCGGTTTCATGCTCAACAACAGCCTGGCCTACGTGGTGGGGCTGAATCAGAATAGCGCCCTGCGGGCCACGGAGGGCAACGCGGCTAAGTACTTACCGTTCATTCCTCCCCTGTACGCCCGCTCGGAGGCGCGCTACACCACGCCGCGCCCGCTCGGCCCCTTTCACGCTACCTATGTGCGCGCCACCGTGGATATCAACGCCGCCCAGAACCGCTTCTACGCTGTCGATAACACCGAAACCCGCACGGCCGGCTACACGCTGCTGGGCCTGGGCGCGGGTACTACCCTGCGCGCTGGGCAGCGGGAGGTAGCACAGCTCTTTGTGCAGGTGGACAACGTGTTGAATATGGCGTACCAGTCGCACCTGAACCGCTTGAAATATTTCGAGTACTACAGCGCCTCTCCCAATGGTCGCTCAGGCATTTACAACCAGGGTAGGAATGTGAGCGTGAAGGTGGTCGTGCCGTTTTAG
- a CDS encoding Nramp family divalent metal transporter codes for MPPRVQDSPPPLAPATPTADAPDAGWRHARRAKSLPEVYGSIKVPAANASFWRKLLAFGGPGLMVAVGYMDPGNWATDIEGGARYGYTLLSVILISNFFAMLLQHLAAKLGIVTGRDLAQACRDHYSRPVSLVLWVLCEIAIAACDLAEVIGSAIALNLLFGLPLTWGVALTILDVMVVLLFQNKGFRALESIVAGLMVVIFVCFIYEVVVSHPDYFALAQGLIPQPQIVTNPHMLYIAIGILGATVMPHNLYLHSSIVQTRQIEQTEPGKRMAIKFATIDSTVSLLLAFFVNGAILVTSAAAFHYNGYRDVADITDAHKLLAPVLGAGAASVLFAVALLASGQNSTLTGTLAGQIVMEGFLDLKLKPWMRRLITRSIAVVPAFVVTLLYGEHGTSELLVLSQVILSFQLSFAVIPLVLFTGSKLKMGVFVNKPWLQATAWGVSSIIVALNVYLLVQTFIG; via the coding sequence ATGCCTCCACGCGTACAAGATTCTCCTCCCCCTCTCGCTCCTGCTACCCCCACCGCCGACGCGCCCGATGCCGGTTGGCGGCACGCCCGGCGTGCCAAATCTCTACCCGAGGTGTACGGCTCCATCAAGGTGCCGGCCGCTAATGCGTCGTTCTGGCGCAAGTTGCTGGCATTTGGCGGACCCGGCTTGATGGTGGCTGTGGGTTACATGGATCCCGGCAACTGGGCCACCGATATTGAGGGTGGCGCCCGCTACGGCTACACGCTGCTGTCGGTAATTTTGATTTCCAACTTTTTCGCCATGCTTTTGCAGCACCTGGCGGCCAAGCTCGGCATTGTAACCGGGCGCGACTTGGCCCAGGCCTGCCGCGACCACTACTCCCGGCCAGTGTCGCTGGTGCTGTGGGTGCTCTGCGAAATTGCTATTGCTGCCTGTGATTTGGCTGAGGTTATCGGTTCGGCTATTGCACTCAACCTGCTCTTTGGCCTACCCCTTACCTGGGGCGTGGCCCTCACTATCCTGGATGTGATGGTGGTGCTGTTGTTCCAAAACAAGGGTTTCCGGGCGTTGGAGAGCATTGTGGCCGGACTGATGGTGGTGATTTTCGTGTGCTTCATCTACGAAGTGGTGGTGTCGCACCCCGATTACTTCGCCTTGGCCCAGGGCCTGATTCCTCAGCCCCAGATTGTTACCAATCCGCACATGCTCTACATTGCCATTGGTATTCTGGGGGCTACCGTAATGCCGCATAACCTGTACCTGCACTCCAGTATTGTGCAGACGCGGCAGATCGAGCAGACGGAACCCGGCAAGCGCATGGCCATCAAGTTCGCAACCATCGACAGCACGGTGTCATTGCTACTGGCGTTTTTCGTGAACGGGGCCATTCTGGTCACGTCGGCTGCAGCCTTCCACTACAACGGCTACCGCGATGTGGCCGACATTACGGACGCACACAAACTGCTGGCGCCGGTGCTAGGCGCGGGCGCGGCCAGTGTGCTATTTGCCGTAGCGCTGCTGGCTTCGGGTCAAAACTCTACCCTCACAGGAACCCTCGCAGGCCAGATTGTGATGGAAGGCTTTCTAGATCTAAAGCTGAAGCCCTGGATGCGCCGCCTGATTACGCGCAGTATTGCGGTGGTGCCGGCTTTTGTAGTAACGCTGCTCTACGGAGAGCATGGCACCAGCGAGTTGCTGGTACTCAGCCAGGTTATCCTGTCATTTCAGCTCAGCTTCGCTGTAATACCCTTGGTACTCTTCACGGGTAGCAAACTCAAAATGGGCGTATTCGTGAATAAGCCCTGGCTGCAAGCTACGGCCTGGGGCGTGTCCAGCATCATCGTGGCGCTGAACGTGTACTTGCTGGTGCAAACGTTTATCGGGTAA